From a region of the Paenibacillus lutimineralis genome:
- a CDS encoding Nif3-like dinuclear metal center hexameric protein translates to MISSPYIGETKQGVSIPLSISIREVLELLADSDGGSPENGVDRLEYGDPDTAVKGIATAFIASQHVIERAKSLEVNLLITHEGLFYNHFQPGEQIARTDVVREKKSMIEQSGVAIYRNHDGVHRSQPDGITYGLVRELDWLDELDGYRSFAAMIRLPGLTVAEIAAHVKNKLGLGQVRVVGDRTMSCERIGVLVGYRGGGNPVIPLFERENLDLILYGEGPEWETPEYVKDSISQNKPRALVILGHAASEAPGMKYLAESLQTKLPDIPVHFISEAPLFEIL, encoded by the coding sequence ATGATTAGTTCACCATATATAGGTGAGACGAAGCAGGGGGTATCGATTCCATTGAGTATAAGCATACGTGAGGTATTAGAGCTGTTGGCAGACTCTGATGGAGGCTCGCCGGAGAACGGTGTCGACAGGCTCGAGTATGGGGACCCGGATACAGCGGTGAAGGGGATTGCCACAGCTTTCATTGCCAGCCAGCATGTCATTGAAAGGGCGAAGTCCCTCGAAGTCAATTTACTGATTACCCATGAAGGTTTATTTTATAATCATTTTCAGCCGGGGGAACAGATTGCAAGAACAGACGTAGTACGTGAGAAGAAAAGTATGATCGAGCAGAGTGGAGTTGCCATCTATCGCAATCATGATGGGGTACACCGCTCCCAGCCCGATGGAATAACCTACGGCTTGGTACGGGAATTGGACTGGTTAGATGAACTGGATGGATATCGTTCATTTGCTGCGATGATCAGACTGCCGGGGCTGACGGTTGCGGAAATAGCAGCTCATGTTAAGAACAAGCTAGGCTTGGGACAAGTGCGTGTCGTCGGAGATCGCACGATGTCGTGCGAGAGAATCGGAGTTTTGGTTGGCTATAGAGGCGGGGGAAATCCGGTGATTCCTCTATTTGAGCGCGAAAATCTCGATTTAATCCTATATGGCGAGGGACCAGAATGGGAAACGCCGGAATATGTTAAGGATTCAATCTCTCAAAACAAGCCGAGGGCACTTGTGATCCTAGGACATGCGGCGAGTGAGGCACCGGGGATGAAATATTTAGCTGAATCGCTCCAGACGAAGCTGCCTGATATACCTGTTCATTTTATTTCTGAGGCACCGTTATTTGAAATTTTATAA